A single region of the Paraburkholderia megapolitana genome encodes:
- a CDS encoding acetyl-CoA carboxylase produces the protein MPLHDIVSPLPGTFYRRASPEAAPYVEAGVSIESGAVVGLVEVMKQFNEVEASMAGRVVEILVDDGEPVDAGQVLMRLEG, from the coding sequence ATGCCACTACACGACATCGTCAGCCCATTGCCTGGCACCTTCTATCGACGCGCCTCGCCGGAAGCCGCGCCCTACGTCGAAGCAGGTGTGTCGATCGAAAGCGGCGCGGTGGTCGGGCTCGTCGAGGTGATGAAGCAGTTCAACGAAGTCGAGGCGAGCATGGCTGGGCGCGTTGTCGAGATTCTCGTCGACGATGGCGAGCCCGTCGATGCAGGACAAGTCTTGATGCGACTCGAAGGATGA
- a CDS encoding flavin reductase family protein — translation MQTSIAELPVLYFGTPVALISSVNPNGATNLSPISSYWALSDTILIGLSTTGRCYRNVLQRPEAVLNLPDASLWKNVEAIAATTGSEIVPDDKQRMGYRFERDKFQCADLSTRASECVAPDRVAECPVQIEAKVVRIHKIGSDDDQMVAAELKALRIHVHTRLLTPGGRIDVERWKPLHYVFRHYYTLGGWLGKNFRA, via the coding sequence ATGCAGACCAGCATTGCCGAACTACCCGTTCTCTATTTCGGAACTCCCGTGGCGTTGATTTCAAGTGTGAATCCCAACGGAGCGACGAATCTGAGCCCCATTTCTTCGTACTGGGCGCTATCGGACACGATCTTGATCGGCTTGAGTACAACCGGTCGATGCTATCGCAATGTGCTTCAACGCCCGGAAGCGGTGCTCAATCTTCCAGATGCATCACTGTGGAAGAACGTCGAAGCGATTGCAGCCACGACGGGCTCCGAGATCGTGCCCGACGACAAGCAACGCATGGGCTATCGATTCGAACGTGACAAGTTTCAATGCGCCGATTTGAGTACCCGGGCAAGCGAATGCGTAGCACCCGATCGGGTGGCGGAATGTCCGGTTCAAATCGAGGCGAAGGTTGTGCGCATTCACAAGATCGGGAGCGACGACGATCAGATGGTTGCCGCAGAACTGAAGGCTCTGCGTATCCACGTTCATACGCGATTGCTCACACCAGGTGGCCGGATCGATGTCGAGCGGTGGAAGCCGTTGCACTATGTCTTTCGACACTACTACACGCTCGGCGGTTGGCTGGGCAAGAACTTCAGAGCGTAG
- a CDS encoding DoxX family protein has protein sequence MAWNSASLESILAMIVAVLFVVAGAINLSGRGAVKSDFARWGYPAWFRWLCGALELLGAALLFGQQTRVLGLVLASAIMIGALFTLLRNREPFAHLAPALVFSALVAATVALRG, from the coding sequence ATGGCGTGGAACAGTGCATCTCTTGAATCGATTCTCGCGATGATCGTCGCGGTTCTGTTCGTGGTCGCCGGGGCGATCAATCTCTCAGGACGCGGCGCGGTGAAGTCCGACTTCGCACGCTGGGGTTACCCAGCATGGTTTCGATGGCTTTGCGGCGCGCTTGAGTTGCTTGGCGCGGCACTTCTGTTTGGGCAACAAACCAGGGTTCTGGGCCTCGTGCTGGCCAGTGCGATCATGATCGGCGCGCTTTTCACGTTGCTACGAAACCGCGAGCCGTTTGCGCATCTTGCGCCGGCGCTGGTTTTTTCGGCGCTTGTAGCGGCTACTGTGGCGCTTCGCGGTTGA
- a CDS encoding NAD-dependent epimerase/dehydratase family protein: MNDADSTHRTAFVTGGSGFVGKRLIQSLVAQGWEVRALARSEAAMAAVRAVGAIAVPGGLGDVKALSQGMAGSEVVFHVAAHFKLWGERKAFDEVNVGGMQAIVEAATTGRSVRKVIAVSAAAVVMGDPEPILEADESLPLQTRSFAPYGSSKAEAEKVLLAANGRRKGLETIAIRPPMIWGTDMPMLDQMVETVKAGNWQWVDEGVQPTSTCHVDNLVEALILAADHGRGGEAYFVADAETGTLKSILSDLLATRNVTASNKSVSFRMAWTIAGLMAGVWRLFRLRGEPPITRQMLRLIGKPFTIRFDKARRDLGYIPRVSWKQGIEQMSR; the protein is encoded by the coding sequence ATGAATGACGCCGACAGTACACACCGTACGGCTTTTGTTACCGGAGGATCCGGGTTTGTAGGGAAGCGACTGATCCAGTCACTGGTCGCGCAAGGCTGGGAGGTGCGCGCCCTGGCCAGAAGCGAAGCCGCGATGGCAGCAGTCAGGGCGGTCGGCGCGATTGCGGTTCCTGGCGGGCTCGGCGACGTAAAAGCGCTGTCGCAAGGAATGGCCGGCAGCGAGGTAGTTTTTCACGTTGCCGCGCACTTCAAGCTTTGGGGTGAGCGCAAAGCGTTTGACGAGGTCAACGTCGGCGGTATGCAAGCCATCGTTGAGGCCGCAACAACAGGTCGATCCGTCCGGAAGGTCATCGCGGTGAGCGCCGCAGCGGTCGTGATGGGCGACCCCGAGCCGATACTGGAAGCGGACGAAAGTCTTCCTCTTCAGACGCGGAGTTTCGCGCCATACGGGTCATCCAAAGCGGAAGCGGAAAAGGTGTTGCTGGCTGCGAACGGCCGACGCAAAGGGCTTGAGACAATCGCGATCCGACCGCCGATGATCTGGGGCACAGACATGCCGATGCTCGATCAGATGGTGGAAACCGTAAAGGCCGGGAACTGGCAATGGGTGGACGAAGGTGTACAACCCACCTCGACCTGCCACGTCGACAATCTTGTCGAAGCCTTGATTCTCGCGGCCGATCACGGCCGCGGTGGCGAGGCGTATTTCGTCGCCGACGCTGAGACAGGTACGTTGAAAAGTATCTTGAGCGACCTGCTTGCGACCCGCAATGTCACGGCCTCGAACAAGTCAGTGTCTTTTCGTATGGCGTGGACGATAGCGGGTCTCATGGCTGGAGTCTGGCGTCTGTTCCGTCTTCGCGGCGAGCCGCCCATTACCCGGCAGATGCTCAGATTGATCGGCAAGCCGTTCACGATTCGCTTCGATAAGGCGCGTCGCGATCTTGGCTACATCCCTAGAGTGAGCTGGAAACAGGGCATCGAACAGATGTCGCGCTGA
- a CDS encoding NAD-dependent epimerase/dehydratase family protein yields the protein MKLFMTGGTGFIGQAVARKAISLGHQVTALVREDSSAVAGALVRLGVTLHSGDLREPQSFAATAGAADGVVHVASTNDASAAAVDEAAALAILAHLRPGAAFVYTSGTWVYGNTDGEPATEASALNPTPLIAWRPAVEQQVLALAARRSIGAVILRPAMVYGYGGGVFGMLAGMARQTGSVRVIGDGRNHWPAVHVDDLAAAYVSAVERAASGDDRVAGQIFNVVAEDAVAVAAIGEAIRVSVGADRVEPWPLDDARQSFGPFADALALDQTVSGQHARQVLAWKPHSLGLIADLSVQKHFQQIDGA from the coding sequence TTGAAACTGTTCATGACAGGTGGTACCGGCTTTATCGGGCAAGCGGTCGCACGCAAGGCGATCAGCCTCGGCCATCAGGTAACGGCGCTGGTGCGCGAGGACAGCTCGGCGGTCGCCGGCGCGCTGGTCCGTCTTGGGGTGACCCTGCATTCCGGCGACCTGCGCGAGCCGCAGTCGTTCGCTGCAACTGCCGGTGCCGCCGATGGCGTGGTGCACGTCGCGTCAACCAACGATGCTTCCGCCGCTGCTGTTGATGAGGCCGCCGCTCTAGCGATACTTGCGCACTTGCGTCCGGGCGCGGCGTTTGTCTATACGTCGGGCACCTGGGTCTACGGCAATACGGACGGAGAACCTGCGACGGAAGCGTCGGCGCTGAACCCGACGCCGCTCATCGCGTGGCGGCCCGCAGTGGAGCAACAGGTGCTGGCGCTGGCCGCACGTCGCTCGATTGGCGCAGTGATCCTCAGGCCGGCGATGGTGTACGGCTACGGCGGTGGCGTCTTCGGCATGCTGGCCGGCATGGCGCGTCAGACCGGCAGTGTGAGGGTGATCGGCGATGGTCGAAACCACTGGCCTGCGGTGCACGTCGATGATCTCGCCGCCGCCTACGTGAGCGCGGTGGAGCGAGCGGCAAGCGGGGACGATCGGGTCGCTGGACAGATCTTCAACGTCGTTGCGGAAGATGCCGTTGCCGTTGCCGCAATCGGTGAAGCGATTCGGGTCTCGGTCGGCGCCGATCGTGTCGAACCGTGGCCGCTCGACGATGCTCGCCAATCGTTTGGACCGTTCGCTGATGCGCTCGCGCTCGATCAGACAGTAAGCGGCCAGCATGCCCGGCAGGTTCTTGCGTGGAAGCCCCACAGCCTTGGTCTGATTGCGGACCTCTCCGTACAAAAGCACTTTCAGCAAATTGACGGAGCATGA
- a CDS encoding GNAT family N-acetyltransferase, translating into MTLAIPDLPAVLETDRLIIRSPQPGDGPDLFDAVVDALADLRQFPASLPWAMEMPSVDESESFCVAGSESFQARKDFPFLFIDKTSRIVVGAGGLHRPRWTVPAFELGFWGRSSFVGRGLFSEAADALVNFAFASFDAKRVEAICDDLNVRSIRVCERIGMQLEGVLRQERRAPDGSLRNTRIYSKCE; encoded by the coding sequence ATGACATTGGCCATTCCAGATCTACCTGCGGTGCTTGAGACAGACCGCTTGATCATCCGATCCCCTCAACCTGGGGACGGTCCCGACCTGTTCGATGCGGTTGTCGATGCGTTAGCGGACCTAAGGCAGTTTCCCGCGTCCTTGCCTTGGGCGATGGAAATGCCATCTGTTGATGAGTCGGAGTCATTTTGCGTTGCCGGCTCCGAGAGTTTTCAGGCGAGAAAAGATTTCCCGTTTTTGTTTATCGATAAGACCTCGCGCATTGTCGTGGGCGCCGGAGGTCTTCACCGGCCAAGATGGACCGTTCCCGCTTTTGAACTCGGTTTCTGGGGTAGGTCTTCGTTTGTGGGTCGCGGCTTGTTCAGCGAGGCCGCGGATGCTTTAGTGAACTTTGCCTTTGCCAGTTTCGACGCAAAGCGTGTTGAGGCAATCTGCGACGATCTGAACGTACGCAGCATTCGAGTTTGCGAACGCATCGGCATGCAACTAGAAGGCGTGTTACGGCAGGAGCGACGGGCTCCGGACGGTAGTTTGCGAAACACACGAATCTATTCAAAATGTGAGTGA
- a CDS encoding nucleoside hydrolase: MNLKYQILPAIPFMFAACGGGIQTAPPAYTNAPKIIIDSDFNTMGDDGQLFAMTTQLMGQGKVNLLGLTVVTGNDWLLQEEAGALKAVERMGVQNTVGVYGGADYPLQYNVASIRAQQAANPQGYFGAWSRPEPTTQSQLVAPPDGFATSTKLQAQSAADFMIQTIKRYPNQVTILEVGPPTNLATAITKAPEIVPLIKQIVYMGGAMAVPGNANAVGELNWWFDPLAVRTVLQTTIPQSVIPLDVTNTVPLTQTIYNEIVNNPSKQTAVTKVYGTINAGAVDENTNIYDTLTIAYFLDPTYAVQTKSAYLDIDTTSGEDQGHVTVYPDQPAAGASPQKITYVTQFDNNRFFNLYVDLLTRPVPVVTVLQ; encoded by the coding sequence ATGAACCTAAAATATCAAATCTTGCCTGCCATTCCCTTCATGTTTGCAGCTTGCGGCGGAGGCATTCAGACCGCACCTCCCGCGTACACCAACGCACCGAAGATCATCATCGATTCCGATTTCAATACGATGGGCGACGACGGTCAGCTCTTCGCGATGACGACCCAGTTGATGGGACAAGGAAAGGTGAACCTGCTGGGTCTCACGGTCGTAACCGGGAATGACTGGTTGCTCCAGGAGGAAGCCGGTGCGCTAAAGGCGGTAGAGCGGATGGGCGTACAGAACACCGTTGGCGTGTACGGCGGCGCGGATTATCCGTTGCAGTACAACGTCGCGAGTATTCGCGCACAACAGGCTGCCAATCCGCAAGGCTATTTCGGTGCATGGAGCCGACCGGAACCGACCACGCAGTCGCAGCTTGTCGCACCGCCGGACGGCTTTGCGACGTCCACCAAACTGCAGGCGCAAAGCGCCGCGGATTTCATGATCCAGACCATCAAACGCTATCCGAACCAGGTCACGATTCTCGAGGTCGGACCGCCTACGAATCTCGCCACGGCAATCACGAAGGCACCGGAGATCGTGCCGCTGATCAAGCAGATCGTCTACATGGGTGGTGCGATGGCGGTACCAGGCAACGCAAACGCGGTAGGGGAACTCAACTGGTGGTTTGATCCGCTCGCGGTGCGCACGGTTCTGCAAACGACGATCCCTCAGAGCGTCATTCCACTCGACGTGACGAACACCGTGCCGCTGACGCAAACCATCTACAACGAGATCGTGAACAACCCGAGCAAGCAGACGGCGGTGACGAAGGTGTACGGCACGATCAACGCGGGGGCGGTCGACGAGAACACCAATATTTACGACACCTTGACCATCGCCTACTTCCTGGATCCAACCTACGCCGTGCAGACGAAAAGCGCCTACCTCGATATCGACACGACGAGTGGCGAGGATCAGGGGCACGTGACGGTGTATCCGGATCAACCGGCTGCAGGGGCTTCGCCGCAGAAGATCACGTATGTCACGCAGTTCGACAACAACCGGTTCTTCAATCTCTATGTCGATTTGCTGACGCGGCCGGTGCCGGTTGTTACGGTTCTTCAGTAA
- a CDS encoding TetR/AcrR family transcriptional regulator, with translation MDTSSLSDLSPLQSRKRSAILDGAKAVFLREGFSLATMDDVAAAAGVGKQTVYRHFKSKEALFVGLVSAMCTQEGALLAGAVGERSEGAPEGELRELGWLLARSLITPDLLRLYRAVVAEAERLPELGRVFYENGAKVVRAIAAQILRKRFDESTAALRAATFVQLVLGDAYLELSIGYTVPDVEARFALQIDEAIAAALR, from the coding sequence ATGGACACTTCTTCCCTCTCCGACCTGAGCCCGCTGCAATCCCGCAAGCGGTCTGCAATCCTCGACGGTGCAAAAGCCGTTTTCTTACGCGAAGGCTTCAGTCTGGCAACCATGGACGATGTCGCCGCGGCCGCCGGCGTCGGCAAACAAACGGTCTACCGCCACTTCAAGTCGAAGGAAGCGCTCTTCGTTGGGCTGGTGAGCGCGATGTGCACTCAGGAGGGTGCGTTGCTTGCCGGCGCTGTGGGCGAGCGATCCGAAGGCGCACCGGAAGGCGAATTGCGCGAGTTGGGATGGTTGCTGGCACGCAGCCTGATCACGCCGGATCTTTTGAGGCTCTACCGGGCCGTCGTTGCGGAGGCCGAGCGTCTTCCGGAACTCGGCCGGGTGTTTTACGAAAACGGTGCGAAGGTCGTGCGTGCCATCGCCGCACAGATTCTGCGCAAGCGATTTGACGAATCGACCGCGGCATTGCGGGCGGCGACGTTCGTTCAACTGGTGTTAGGCGACGCGTATCTGGAACTGTCGATTGGCTACACGGTGCCCGATGTCGAAGCGCGCTTTGCGCTGCAGATTGACGAGGCGATAGCGGCTGCGCTTCGCTAA
- a CDS encoding D-alanine--D-alanine ligase family protein, whose protein sequence is MPETKLKVAVLFGGTSEERAVSIASGAQVINALRSVGHEVLAIETSRGLLTAEEEGRLLSSRVDEVPPASDALAVLRSAEAGLIRSAALADVDVVFLALHGGTGEDGTIQAMLDMAGMAYTGSGHLGSAIAMDKDMSKRLFVAAGIATPRWLMAPSAPEEILREIGYPLVVKPNRQGSTVGLSVVRNPDALGAAIEHASQFDNEIMLEQFIAGRELTVGVLGDRALSVGEIVIEPDAIFDYKAKYQPGAVREIFPADLPDHVVATAQDAALRAHRALKLEGYSRADFRLDANGRLWCLEVNTLPGMTATSLLPQSAGASGISFAELCERICRAGIERHRGK, encoded by the coding sequence ATGCCGGAAACGAAACTCAAGGTAGCGGTGCTCTTTGGAGGAACGAGCGAAGAGCGCGCAGTCTCGATTGCGAGCGGGGCGCAGGTCATCAATGCGCTACGCAGTGTGGGGCATGAAGTACTTGCCATTGAAACGTCGCGAGGTCTTTTGACGGCCGAAGAGGAAGGTCGTCTCTTGAGTTCGCGGGTCGACGAAGTGCCACCTGCATCCGATGCGCTCGCGGTACTTCGGTCAGCCGAAGCAGGTCTGATCCGCTCTGCCGCGCTTGCTGATGTCGATGTCGTTTTTCTGGCACTTCATGGCGGGACCGGCGAGGACGGAACAATCCAGGCCATGCTGGACATGGCTGGGATGGCTTATACAGGTAGTGGCCATCTGGGCAGCGCAATCGCCATGGACAAAGACATGTCGAAGCGTCTGTTCGTCGCAGCTGGCATCGCGACACCTCGCTGGTTGATGGCGCCATCCGCGCCAGAAGAGATCTTGCGGGAGATTGGCTATCCACTGGTTGTTAAACCGAATCGGCAAGGTTCGACGGTCGGCTTGTCGGTGGTCAGGAATCCCGATGCGCTTGGTGCCGCTATCGAACACGCTTCTCAATTCGACAACGAGATCATGCTGGAGCAGTTCATTGCGGGAAGGGAGCTGACCGTAGGTGTGCTCGGTGACCGGGCATTGTCCGTTGGAGAGATCGTGATCGAACCGGACGCGATTTTCGATTACAAAGCGAAGTACCAACCCGGGGCAGTTCGCGAAATATTTCCGGCCGATCTGCCTGACCACGTCGTCGCGACCGCACAAGACGCAGCGCTGCGGGCGCACCGTGCGTTAAAGCTGGAAGGCTATAGTCGGGCGGATTTTCGTCTCGATGCGAACGGGCGCTTGTGGTGTCTTGAGGTGAACACTTTGCCGGGGATGACGGCGACGAGCTTGCTTCCTCAATCGGCGGGGGCTAGTGGGATCTCGTTTGCCGAGTTGTGTGAGCGGATTTGTCGCGCGGGGATCGAGCGACATAGGGGCAAGTAG
- a CDS encoding acetyl-CoA carboxylase biotin carboxylase subunit — MTPSNTDRSTNPFYQPKRIRTVLVANRGEIAVRVIRAAHELGMRAVAVVSDADRESLAARMADEAIHIGSAHAAKSYLNPAAILAAAEQCGADAIHPGYGFLSENAAFAAQVENAGIIFVGPSSNVIATMGDKAKARETAQRAGVPTVPGSNGVVLSLDEAREIAARIGYPVMIKAAAGGGGRGIRVAHDAAQLDTELPLAQREAQAAFGNGGVYLERFIARARHIEVQVLGDGDNVVHLFERECSLQRRRQKILEEAPSPSLTPAVRHALCTSATRLARQVGYRSAGTLEYLFDETRDEFYFIEMNTRIQVEHPVTEAITGIDLVRETLRIADGEPLRFTQDDIAMRGAALECRINAEDPEHDFRPCPGRIEELVWPTGPGVRIDSMLYQGYVVPPFYDSLLAKLIVFDESRSAALARLKRALNELRIAGIKTTATLHCALLEDDDIRAGRYHTNYLEAWMTDWRARTATAAGDEEAA, encoded by the coding sequence ATGACCCCGTCTAACACGGACCGATCCACAAACCCGTTCTATCAACCGAAGCGCATCCGCACGGTGCTGGTTGCCAATCGTGGCGAGATCGCGGTGCGCGTGATCCGCGCGGCGCATGAGCTCGGTATGCGGGCCGTCGCCGTAGTAAGCGATGCCGATCGCGAGAGCCTGGCCGCCCGCATGGCCGACGAGGCCATTCACATCGGCTCCGCGCATGCCGCAAAAAGCTACCTGAACCCCGCTGCGATTCTCGCCGCGGCCGAGCAGTGCGGAGCGGATGCCATTCATCCGGGCTATGGCTTCCTCTCCGAAAACGCGGCGTTCGCAGCTCAGGTCGAGAACGCCGGGATCATCTTCGTAGGCCCATCGTCGAACGTCATCGCCACCATGGGCGACAAGGCGAAGGCGCGAGAAACCGCGCAGCGCGCCGGCGTACCGACGGTGCCCGGTAGCAACGGTGTCGTCCTGTCTCTCGATGAAGCGCGCGAGATCGCGGCAAGAATCGGCTACCCGGTGATGATCAAGGCCGCAGCCGGCGGCGGTGGACGCGGCATCCGCGTGGCGCACGACGCCGCGCAACTCGACACTGAGCTGCCGCTTGCGCAACGCGAGGCACAGGCAGCGTTTGGCAACGGTGGGGTGTATCTCGAACGATTCATCGCGCGTGCCCGGCATATCGAAGTGCAGGTACTCGGCGACGGCGACAATGTCGTCCATCTGTTCGAACGCGAGTGTTCTCTGCAACGGCGGCGCCAGAAAATTCTCGAAGAAGCGCCGTCGCCGTCGCTCACGCCGGCAGTGCGTCACGCGCTATGTACGTCCGCGACGCGGCTTGCGAGGCAAGTTGGCTATCGCAGCGCGGGCACACTGGAATACCTGTTCGATGAAACACGCGATGAGTTCTACTTCATTGAAATGAACACGCGCATCCAGGTCGAGCATCCGGTCACCGAGGCCATCACCGGAATCGATCTCGTGCGGGAGACGCTGCGTATCGCCGACGGCGAGCCATTGCGTTTCACGCAGGACGACATCGCGATGCGCGGTGCCGCGCTCGAATGCCGGATCAACGCGGAGGACCCCGAGCATGACTTTCGTCCGTGCCCCGGTCGCATCGAGGAACTGGTCTGGCCGACAGGTCCCGGCGTGCGCATCGATTCGATGCTCTACCAGGGTTACGTCGTTCCGCCGTTCTACGATTCGTTACTCGCCAAGTTGATTGTGTTTGACGAGAGCCGGTCTGCCGCGCTCGCACGGCTTAAGCGGGCATTGAACGAACTGCGTATCGCGGGCATCAAGACCACCGCGACGCTGCACTGCGCGCTGCTCGAAGACGACGATATCCGCGCCGGGCGTTACCACACCAACTACCTGGAAGCGTGGATGACGGACTGGCGCGCCAGAACAGCGACAGCAGCCGGCGACGAGGAGGCCGCATGA
- a CDS encoding LysR family transcriptional regulator, whose product MALTLRQLKYFVATAELGQISQAAIQLTISQSAVTTAIKDLEDSLGTQLFLRTASGMTLTTTGQRFLNQAYTILSSVDEAMRTPNLESTLTGTLTLAASYTVLGYFLPHHLQRLNTLYPRLTIQLHELNRESIEEGLIAERYDMAVLLTSNVANPELVLEPVIHSVRRLWLCAQHPLLKRENVTLADVAPEPYVMLTVDEAAFTALRYWNETPYRPNVKLRTSSVEAVRSMVANGSGVAILSDMVYRPWSLEGRRIETVQLRDPVPPMSVGLAWRRSTGLSPAMHAVREYFRHTFMEPRGFAGGG is encoded by the coding sequence ATGGCGTTGACGCTTCGGCAACTGAAATACTTCGTCGCCACGGCCGAACTCGGTCAGATCTCACAGGCGGCCATTCAATTGACGATTTCGCAGTCGGCTGTGACCACTGCCATCAAGGACCTCGAAGACAGCCTCGGTACGCAGCTCTTTTTGCGTACCGCTTCCGGGATGACCTTGACCACGACGGGGCAGCGTTTTCTGAACCAGGCGTACACGATCCTGTCGTCGGTGGACGAGGCCATGCGTACGCCAAACCTCGAAAGCACGCTCACGGGTACCCTCACGCTCGCCGCGAGCTATACCGTGCTGGGCTATTTTCTGCCGCATCATCTGCAACGGCTGAACACGCTTTATCCGCGGCTCACCATCCAGTTGCACGAGTTGAACCGCGAGTCGATCGAAGAGGGGTTGATCGCGGAGCGCTACGACATGGCCGTGCTGCTGACCTCGAACGTGGCGAATCCCGAACTGGTACTCGAGCCGGTGATTCATTCGGTGCGACGTCTGTGGTTGTGTGCGCAACATCCGTTGCTCAAACGCGAGAACGTGACGCTTGCCGACGTCGCTCCCGAGCCCTACGTGATGTTGACCGTCGACGAGGCGGCTTTTACGGCTTTGCGCTACTGGAACGAGACGCCGTACCGACCGAACGTGAAGCTACGCACGTCATCGGTTGAGGCGGTGCGCAGCATGGTCGCGAATGGCAGCGGTGTGGCGATCCTGTCGGACATGGTGTATCGCCCGTGGTCGCTGGAGGGCAGGCGCATCGAGACCGTGCAGCTACGCGACCCGGTGCCGCCGATGAGCGTCGGGCTCGCATGGCGCAGAAGTACCGGGTTGAGCCCGGCGATGCATGCGGTGCGCGAGTACTTCAGGCATACGTTTATGGAGCCTCGGGGGTTTGCGGGCGGGGGGTGA
- a CDS encoding TetR/AcrR family transcriptional regulator, producing MDTTDKTEPGDDALTTERILDAARTHVRRFGEAKTNVVDIARVLGTSHTTIYRHFRSKAEVFDAIVTAAMRDEEELARSFTGTPQPASERLTGLLLALHRRKRERFADDPELYQLYRRVVDERPDIVRDYAEAITRLVVEILADGVSQEEFQIDDVQAAAEVVRDAVTVFVHPAHVEAAAKAGISMEPAALRVIATLIRAFTAGVSFAETDSQGGKAKRPRKTAARKGAKL from the coding sequence ATGGACACGACAGACAAGACAGAACCCGGTGACGACGCGCTCACGACAGAGCGGATCCTCGATGCGGCCCGCACACATGTGCGGCGTTTCGGGGAGGCAAAGACGAACGTAGTAGACATCGCGCGCGTACTTGGCACATCGCACACCACGATCTACCGCCACTTCCGTTCCAAAGCGGAGGTCTTCGACGCAATCGTCACAGCGGCGATGCGCGATGAGGAAGAACTGGCGCGCTCGTTCACAGGCACGCCGCAGCCGGCCTCCGAACGGCTGACCGGATTACTTCTCGCACTCCACCGCCGCAAGCGCGAGCGGTTCGCCGACGACCCTGAGCTGTACCAGCTTTATCGGCGGGTCGTTGACGAGCGCCCGGACATCGTTCGTGACTACGCTGAGGCAATTACTCGCCTGGTGGTCGAGATTCTCGCGGACGGTGTGAGCCAGGAGGAGTTTCAGATCGACGACGTTCAGGCTGCAGCGGAAGTCGTTCGCGATGCCGTCACTGTGTTCGTGCATCCGGCACATGTTGAAGCCGCCGCGAAGGCCGGAATTTCGATGGAACCTGCGGCGCTTCGGGTAATAGCAACACTCATTCGAGCGTTCACGGCTGGCGTTTCGTTTGCAGAAACCGATTCGCAGGGCGGGAAAGCGAAGCGCCCGCGAAAGACTGCGGCTCGCAAAGGCGCGAAGCTATAG
- a CDS encoding 5-oxoprolinase subunit PxpA produces MKKRSVDLNSDMGEGFGPWKIGDGVDEDIMPLISSANIATGFHAGDPNIMARTVQLAKQAGVGIGAHPGFRDLVGFGRRNITETPQALVNDIVFQLGALREFARLYHVSVQHVKPHGALYMLAARDEALSRLLIETLQALDPTLLLYCMEASVTYRIARELGQPVIREFYADRDYDRSGSIVFTRHVARLDPAHVAAKVLRACVEGRVTTVDGDDIDIDFDSVCIHSDTPGAFKLVEATRAALTSHDIRVAAPVYTIAR; encoded by the coding sequence ATGAAGAAGCGCAGCGTCGACCTGAATTCCGACATGGGGGAAGGTTTCGGCCCATGGAAGATCGGCGATGGCGTCGATGAGGACATCATGCCGCTCATCAGCTCGGCCAACATTGCGACGGGGTTTCATGCAGGGGACCCCAACATCATGGCGCGCACGGTGCAACTTGCGAAACAGGCAGGCGTCGGTATCGGCGCGCATCCGGGGTTTCGCGATCTGGTCGGCTTCGGCCGCCGCAACATCACCGAGACGCCGCAGGCGCTCGTCAACGACATCGTTTTTCAGCTTGGCGCACTGCGCGAATTCGCGCGCCTTTACCACGTCAGCGTGCAGCACGTGAAACCGCATGGAGCGTTGTACATGCTCGCCGCGCGCGACGAAGCACTCTCGCGCCTGCTGATCGAAACGCTCCAGGCGCTGGACCCCACGCTATTGCTGTATTGCATGGAAGCGTCGGTGACCTACCGGATTGCACGCGAACTCGGCCAGCCGGTGATCCGCGAGTTTTACGCGGACCGTGACTACGATCGCAGCGGTTCGATCGTCTTCACACGGCACGTCGCGCGACTCGATCCGGCGCACGTAGCGGCGAAAGTGCTGCGCGCCTGCGTGGAAGGACGGGTGACCACGGTCGATGGCGACGACATCGATATCGATTTCGACTCGGTCTGCATTCACAGCGACACACCAGGCGCATTCAAACTCGTCGAGGCTACGCGCGCCGCGCTGACAAGTCACGATATCCGTGTGGCGGCCCCGGTATACACAATCGCCCGCTAG